The DNA region TTCCCCACTGCTGCCTCCCGTAGGAGTCTGGACCGTATCTCAGTTCCAGTGTGGCCGAGCACCCTCTCAGGTCGGCTACCCATCATTGTCTTGGTAAGCCATTACCTTACCAACTAACTAATAGGAAAGAAACTCATCTCAAAGTGATTATCCTTGCGAATGACCTTTCATTTTTAAAACATGCATCTTAAAAATTATATCCACTATTAGCATCCCTTTCGAAATGTTATCGTGGTCTTTGAGGTAGATTATCTCTTTATTACTCACCCGTTCGCCACTAACTAACCTAAGGTCCAAGATAAGGAGTTCCGGATATAAATACCCTTCGCTCTAACTCTCAAACCTTATTATGTTAGTCCGTTCGACTTGCATGTGTTAGGCACGCCGCCAGCGTTAATTCTGAGCCAGGATCAAACTCTCCATAAAAATTTGTTTTTTACTTTTGTTTTCCCCTAAGGCTAAAACTCCTATTCAGTTTTCAAGGAACATTCCTCTGATTATAAGTATAACACTTCGTCTGTTTTTTGTCAAGTGTTTTTTTATATTTTTTTTAAAAAATTTCTTTTTCCCCGTAACTATCTAAATTTATTAAAGTTGCAAAAGATGGATTTGGGAAATCCCTTTTTACATCCTCGTGTCGGGTTGAAGAAATAACACAACTGTAACGAGTTTTTAATATTTCTAACCCCTCTTTTGGTGATAATAATTTCGTTTTTATTTCGTTTTGCACCTTGTCAATTTTAAGTCCTGCTTTTAGTGGTCGTGGAGCCTTTTGCCCCAGTTCTAATGTCGTTTTAGGAACTATCAAACTTTTATTTAACCCCAAAATCTCTGCTGACAAAATAGCAAATTCAAACCTATTCATCACCTCGCTACCAACTACATTGTAGATACCTCTTTTATCCCTTTGAATCAGTTCAATCGTTGCCTCTACCAGATTATCTCTGAATGTAGGACTACCAATTTGATCTACCGGGATATTCATTATCTCCCCATTTGTGTTTTTTCGAATAAGTTGCATAATAAAATTTTTACCATCTCTATCATAGCCATAAACAACTGTAGTTCTAATAATGAGGT from bacterium includes:
- the rfbD gene encoding dTDP-4-dehydrorhamnose reductase produces the protein MTILIIGASGFVGSLLYEILSKENEVIGTSYPQQQVKDELQYLDITDREGVERLIREIKPSVIILAAALTYVDYCEDHQKEAFEINVLGTTNVALMAKEIGAKLVFFSTEYVFDGQAGPYSEVDLPNPISYYGRTKLEAERAIIDNLHDYLIIRTTVVYGYDRDGKNFIMQLIRKNTNGEIMNIPVDQIGSPTFRDNLVEATIELIQRDKRGIYNVVGSEVMNRFEFAILSAEILGLNKSLIVPKTTLELGQKAPRPLKAGLKIDKVQNEIKTKLLSPKEGLEILKTRYSCVISSTRHEDVKRDFPNPSFATLINLDSYGEKEIF